One genomic region from Kamptonema formosum PCC 6407 encodes:
- a CDS encoding CHAT domain-containing protein: MINEDADAWFNRGYLQYERGDLEGAIASYNKAIEFKPDDDVAWYNRGGALKKLGRNEEAIACFDQAIKFQPGCHQAWNNRGLVLYELGRIEEAIASYKQAIKFKPNFHEAWNNRGFALFKLERFEEAIACFDEALVIKRDDHKVWNNRGIALAHFGNLEAALASFDQALAIKSDFYQAWNNRGILLCDQLGQYEEALASFDQAIKFKPDYHDAWYNRGIALGHLEDFEGAINSFDKALAIKPDYYSSLSLEKTATVKQLQRDHTDSFRRFIAKTQKPIQKKILQYQLEKFQQLTVDILLQSGELIKAINTAEEGKNAFLSWLFSDEYSPKYTEIQQLLNPAIASVYWHLSPYALHTFIIKSGESTPIVIESEIDSLTRLDEFEKWVKKWNQEYAKGKGEKQEGGAQTWRDNLEETLKELGNILNIATIEEAVKGIKNLILIPHRDLLRFPIHALFGDEFIISYLPSAKLGLGLAEKQKDGLANKVKLLSIEHPKSESEYEEKNLLDLPFANVESEYICRFFPNNQRLARGAVTLAEVEKHLLDNYSIIHFTGHASYNFHTPSKSAFCLTGKQRLRVENILEMDLSQCELVSLSACETAITGNQTITTEYVGLVSAFLSRGVSRVASTLWTVQSDAAGLVMMKFYQLRQDKSDVEALNEAARWLRDLTAGKLVEWYQAIMEELPKDSSIRPDIRAALFRARKQTPDLKLYAHPYYWAPFIITGITR, translated from the coding sequence ATGATTAATGAAGATGCTGATGCGTGGTTTAATCGGGGATATTTGCAATATGAGAGAGGGGATTTAGAAGGTGCGATCGCCTCTTACAACAAAGCGATTGAATTCAAACCTGACGACGACGTAGCTTGGTATAACCGGGGTGGGGCGCTGAAAAAATTAGGGCGAAATGAAGAAGCGATCGCCTGTTTTGACCAAGCTATTAAATTCCAACCTGGCTGCCACCAAGCTTGGAATAACCGAGGTTTGGTGCTGTATGAATTAGGGCGAATTGAAGAAGCGATTGCATCTTATAAGCAAGCCATTAAATTCAAACCTAACTTCCACGAAGCTTGGAATAACCGAGGTTTTGCGCTGTTCAAATTAGAGCGATTTGAAGAAGCGATCGCCTGTTTTGACGAAGCGTTAGTTATTAAACGTGACGACCACAAAGTTTGGAATAACCGAGGTATTGCACTGGCACACTTCGGAAACTTGGAAGCTGCGCTCGCCTCTTTTGACCAAGCTTTAGCCATTAAATCTGACTTCTACCAAGCTTGGAATAACCGGGGTATTCTACTTTGCGATCAATTAGGGCAATATGAAGAAGCGCTCGCCTCTTTTGACCAAGCTATTAAATTTAAACCCGACTACCACGATGCGTGGTATAACCGAGGTATTGCACTAGGACATTTAGAAGATTTTGAAGGTGCGATCAACTCTTTTGACAAAGCTTTAGCCATTAAGCCAGACTACTACAGCTCCCTAAGTTTAGAGAAAACTGCAACAGTGAAACAATTACAACGAGATCATACAGATTCATTTCGTCGCTTTATTGCTAAAACCCAAAAGCCAATTCAGAAAAAAATACTTCAATATCAATTAGAAAAATTTCAACAGTTAACAGTAGATATACTCCTTCAATCTGGGGAATTAATAAAAGCTATAAACACCGCAGAAGAGGGGAAAAATGCTTTCTTATCTTGGCTATTCAGCGATGAGTATTCACCCAAATATACCGAAATTCAGCAACTTTTAAACCCTGCAATAGCCTCCGTTTACTGGCATCTCAGCCCTTACGCCCTCCACACCTTTATCATTAAATCTGGGGAATCTACACCTATCGTTATCGAGTCAGAAATAGATTCTTTAACTCGCCTAGATGAATTTGAAAAATGGGTGAAAAAGTGGAATCAAGAATATGCCAAAGGCAAAGGAGAGAAACAGGAAGGCGGGGCGCAAACTTGGCGCGATAACTTGGAAGAAACCCTCAAAGAGTTGGGCAATATTCTCAATATTGCGACCATAGAAGAGGCAGTAAAGGGGATTAAGAACTTAATTTTAATTCCCCATCGGGACTTACTTCGGTTTCCCATTCATGCTTTATTTGGTGATGAGTTCATCATCAGCTATTTGCCTAGTGCGAAACTTGGTTTAGGGTTAGCTGAAAAGCAAAAAGATGGGCTGGCTAATAAAGTTAAGTTACTGAGTATTGAACACCCAAAAAGCGAAAGCGAATATGAAGAGAAAAACTTACTAGATTTGCCATTTGCGAATGTTGAGTCCGAGTACATTTGCCGATTCTTCCCCAACAATCAACGCCTCGCCAGAGGAGCCGTAACCCTAGCGGAAGTCGAAAAACACCTATTAGACAACTACTCAATTATTCACTTTACTGGGCACGCTTCTTACAACTTCCACACCCCCAGCAAATCGGCTTTCTGCCTCACCGGGAAACAACGGCTGAGAGTTGAGAATATCCTCGAAATGGATCTCAGCCAATGCGAATTAGTCAGCCTTTCCGCCTGCGAAACCGCCATCACTGGCAACCAAACTATTACCACTGAATATGTCGGTTTAGTCAGCGCCTTTTTGAGTCGTGGAGTCTCCCGCGTCGCCAGTACCCTGTGGACAGTACAATCAGATGCAGCAGGCTTAGTAATGATGAAATTCTATCAACTACGGCAAGACAAATCAGACGTAGAAGCCTTGAATGAAGCTGCTCGCTGGCTGCGCGACTTAACCGCTGGTAAATTAGTAGAATGGTATCAAGCTATAATGGAAGAGTTGCCCAAAGATTCCTCTATCCGCCCCGATATTCGGGCTGCACTCTTTAGAGCGAGAAAGCAAACACCCGATCTGAAACTTTATGCACACCCTTACTACTGGGCACCGTTTATAATAACAGGTATCACCCGATAA
- a CDS encoding phosphoribosyltransferase, with product MSDLYVSWSEYHQKIECLAANIYQSQWEFNQIVCLARGGMRIGDILSRIYNLPLAILATSSYGGSGGQVRGEIKFSRDLTMTTANLGTHVLLVDDLVDSGISLEQSLIWLNTHYGSDIKEIRTAVLWYKACSVAKPDYYVDYLADNPWIHQPFEPYEKMNPADLAVAFVG from the coding sequence ATGAGCGACCTTTACGTTTCTTGGTCAGAGTACCATCAGAAAATTGAGTGCCTAGCAGCAAACATTTATCAATCTCAATGGGAATTTAATCAAATTGTCTGCCTTGCTAGGGGCGGGATGCGGATTGGCGATATTCTATCGCGGATTTATAATTTACCTCTAGCAATTTTAGCTACTTCGTCTTACGGTGGATCGGGGGGTCAAGTGCGCGGTGAGATCAAATTTTCACGCGATTTAACTATGACGACCGCTAATTTAGGGACTCATGTTTTGTTGGTAGATGATTTAGTAGATTCAGGTATCAGTTTAGAGCAGAGTCTGATTTGGCTAAACACTCACTATGGTTCGGATATCAAAGAAATCCGTACTGCTGTCCTTTGGTACAAAGCTTGTTCGGTGGCAAAGCCTGACTACTATGTAGATTATTTAGCGGATAATCCCTGGATTCATCAACCTTTTGAACCCTATGAGAAAATGAATCCGGCTGATTTAGCAGTAGCCTTTGTGGGCTAA
- a CDS encoding alkene reductase, translated as MAATEKNVLSPVQVGPYSLPNRLVMAPLTRNRAEAGNVPGKMNVTYYTQRAGAGLIITEASQIAPEGLGYPQTPGIYSSEQVEGWRLVTEAVHSHGGRIFIQLWHVGRISHPDLQPEGALPVAPSAIAPEGEASTYSGPKPYVTPRALEIDEIPGIVELYRSAAQNAIAAGFDGVEIHSANGYLLDQFLQDNANHRQDAYGGSIENRSRLLLEVVEAVTSVWGADRVGVRLSPGGTFNGMNDSNPKALFTYVVNALNRFGLAYLHLVEPRAYEGVAEEKANLNTAYFRSIFQGTIVSAGGYNRELADAAIARGDADLIAFGRWYISNPDLAERFALNVPLNPYDRSTFYGGDEKGYTDYPTLHLQTAQ; from the coding sequence ATGGCTGCTACTGAGAAAAACGTTCTTTCGCCTGTTCAAGTTGGCCCTTATTCTTTGCCTAACCGACTGGTTATGGCTCCCTTAACTCGCAACCGGGCTGAAGCGGGTAATGTACCCGGTAAGATGAATGTAACTTATTATACTCAGCGGGCGGGTGCGGGATTAATAATTACGGAAGCTTCGCAAATTGCTCCTGAAGGCTTGGGTTATCCTCAAACACCGGGGATTTATTCGTCTGAGCAGGTGGAAGGTTGGCGACTGGTGACGGAGGCTGTGCATAGTCACGGGGGTCGCATTTTCATACAATTGTGGCACGTTGGGCGGATTTCGCATCCCGATCTACAGCCGGAGGGAGCTTTGCCGGTAGCGCCAAGCGCGATCGCGCCTGAAGGTGAAGCATCTACTTATTCTGGGCCTAAGCCTTATGTTACGCCTCGCGCTTTGGAAATTGATGAAATTCCTGGGATTGTGGAGCTATATCGCAGTGCTGCCCAAAATGCGATCGCGGCGGGTTTTGATGGGGTAGAAATCCACAGCGCTAATGGCTATTTGCTCGATCAGTTCCTTCAAGATAATGCTAACCATCGTCAAGATGCTTACGGCGGCTCGATCGAGAATCGTAGCCGTTTACTGTTGGAAGTAGTGGAAGCAGTGACGAGTGTTTGGGGTGCCGATCGAGTGGGTGTGCGCTTGTCACCTGGCGGTACTTTTAACGGTATGAACGATTCTAATCCTAAAGCTTTGTTTACTTACGTTGTTAACGCTTTGAACCGTTTTGGGCTGGCTTATTTGCACTTGGTGGAACCGAGAGCTTATGAGGGTGTGGCTGAGGAGAAGGCGAACTTAAACACGGCCTATTTCCGTTCTATTTTCCAGGGAACGATCGTTTCGGCGGGGGGCTATAATCGGGAATTGGCTGATGCTGCGATCGCGAGGGGAGATGCGGATTTGATTGCTTTTGGCAGATGGTATATTTCTAATCCTGATTTAGCGGAACGGTTTGCTTTGAATGTGCCTTTAAATCCTTACGATCGCTCTACTTTCTATGGGGGTGATGAGAAGGGTTACACTGATTATCCTACTCTCCACTTACAGACTGCTCAGTAG
- a CDS encoding tetratricopeptide repeat protein → MVNQKAEEWFSRGYLQYEKGDFEGAIAFYKKAIGIQPDFYKVWYNWGEALYELGQYKEAIAAYDKGIEFKPDLYQAWYSRGNVLYRLRRLGEAIASFDKSLAIQPDYHEAWYNRGVALGKFGDFEDAIASFDKALAIQPDYHEAWYNRGVALGKLGRFEGAIASYDKALVIKPDYHEAWYNRGMALGKLGQFEGAIAAYDKAIELKIDKHEAWNNRGIALKNLGRFEDAIASYDRAIELKIDKHEAWINRGIALNSLERFEDAIASFDKALAIKPDYHEAWNNRGVALRQLGDLEGAIASFDKALVIKPDYQEAWHNRSMAISELSDR, encoded by the coding sequence ATGGTTAATCAAAAGGCTGAGGAGTGGTTTAGTCGGGGATATTTGCAATATGAAAAAGGGGATTTTGAAGGTGCGATCGCCTTTTACAAGAAAGCCATTGGCATCCAACCTGACTTCTACAAAGTTTGGTATAATTGGGGTGAGGCGCTGTATGAATTAGGGCAATATAAGGAAGCGATCGCTGCTTACGACAAAGGGATTGAATTTAAGCCTGACTTGTACCAAGCTTGGTATAGCCGAGGTAATGTGCTGTATCGCTTACGGCGATTGGGAGAAGCGATCGCTTCTTTTGACAAATCTTTAGCCATTCAACCAGACTACCATGAAGCTTGGTATAACCGGGGCGTTGCACTGGGAAAATTCGGAGATTTTGAAGACGCGATCGCATCTTTTGACAAAGCTTTAGCGATTCAACCAGACTACCACGAAGCTTGGTATAACCGGGGCGTGGCACTGGGAAAATTAGGGCGATTTGAAGGCGCGATCGCTTCTTACGACAAAGCTTTAGTTATTAAACCAGACTACCACGAAGCTTGGTATAACCGGGGCATGGCACTGGGAAAATTAGGGCAATTTGAAGGCGCGATCGCTGCTTACGACAAAGCTATTGAATTGAAAATCGACAAGCACGAAGCTTGGAATAATCGGGGGATTGCGCTGAAAAACTTAGGGCGATTTGAAGACGCGATCGCCTCTTACGATCGAGCGATTGAATTGAAAATCGACAAGCACGAAGCTTGGATAAATAGGGGGATTGCGTTGAATAGCTTAGAGCGATTTGAGGACGCGATCGCCTCTTTTGACAAGGCTTTAGCTATTAAACCAGACTACCACGAAGCTTGGAATAACCGGGGCGTTGCCCTGAGACAGTTAGGAGACTTAGAAGGTGCGATCGCGTCTTTTGACAAAGCCTTAGTTATTAAACCGGATTACCAAGAAGCTTGGCATAACCGGAGTATGGCAATTAGTGAATTATCCGATCGATAA
- a CDS encoding ArsR/SmtB family transcription factor, with product MTDSCDDFQAIPLPVPAKSDAELRVRIFAALSDPTRLRIVELLAKQGEMSSSEIAAAVGISLALFCHHSKTLAGAGLIQIRKEGQTKYNSLNRELLICCFGSFFQ from the coding sequence ATGACGGATAGTTGCGACGACTTCCAAGCGATACCTCTCCCAGTGCCCGCCAAAAGTGACGCTGAGCTCCGAGTGAGGATTTTTGCTGCACTTTCCGACCCCACACGCTTGCGAATTGTTGAGCTTCTAGCCAAGCAGGGGGAAATGAGCAGTTCAGAAATTGCTGCTGCTGTCGGAATTAGCCTCGCCTTATTTTGCCATCACTCTAAAACTTTGGCCGGGGCCGGTCTAATCCAAATTCGCAAAGAAGGTCAGACTAAGTACAATTCCTTAAATCGCGAATTGCTGATCTGTTGTTTTGGTAGCTTCTTTCAATAA